From one Astatotilapia calliptera chromosome 10, fAstCal1.2, whole genome shotgun sequence genomic stretch:
- the LOC113031030 gene encoding formin-like protein 5, with product MARAVENPHLKRFNSQSSSDVSSDSKYCFQDVGILPPPKRMRLMTWDLSLPPSPPSSPVNDDNTDQKCISGLPYDVPLPPRPPPSEKKYASLRFLEHERSYLMPLSLLANIPLLPSPPPSPVFAEYSDSRCISPLPHEVPLPPSPPPSPVFAEYTDSRCISPLPHEVPLPPSPPPSPVFSEYSDSRCISPLPHEVPLPPSPPLSPVFSEYSDSRCISPLPHEVPLPPSPPPSPVFSEYSDSRCISPLPHEVPLPPSPPPADALPQSKDTHKVLHPDLKYDRSSLDDEVAFFMCPTEKPPGVTALDVSPRPLYEFPHLSEKRCLNLSTVAFLCLDD from the exons ATGGCTCGAGCTGTG gaaaatccaCATCTTAAGAGGTTTAACTCACAAAGCAGCTCAGATGTCAGCAGTGACAG CAAGTACTGCTTCCAGGATGTGGGGATCTTACCGCCTCCTAAACGTATGAGGCTGATGACGTGGGATCTTTCCCTGCCTCCAAGTCCTCCATCATCCCCTGTAAATGATGACAATACTGATCAAAAGTGTATCAGCGGGCTGCCTTATGATGTTCCATTGCCTCCGCGTCCTCCACCTTCTGAAAAGAAGTATGCTTCCCTTCGTTTCCTTGAACACGAGAGGTCTTATTTGATGCCTCTCAGCCTCCTGGCTAATATTCCACTGCTTCCAAGTCCTCCACCGTCCCCTGTGTTTGCTGAATACAGTGATTCAAGGTGTATCAGCCCACTGCCTCATGAGGTTCCACTGCCTCCAAGTCCTCCACCGTCCCCTGTGTTTGCTGAATACACTGATTCAAGGTGTATCAGCCCACTGCCTCATGAGGTTCCACTGCCTCCAAGTCCTCCACCGTCCCCTGTGTTTTCTGAATACAGTGATTCAAGGTGTATCAGCCCACTGCCTCATGAGGTACCACTGCCTCCAAGTCCTCCACTGTCCCCTGTGTTTTCTGAATACAGTGATTCAAGGTGTATCAGCCCACTGCCTCATGAGGTTCCACTGCctccaagtcctccaccatcCCCTGTGTTTTCTGAATACAGTGATTCAAGGTGTATCAGCCCACTGCCTCATGAGGTTCCACTGCCACCAAGTCCTCCACCTGCTGATGCCTTGCCTCAGTCAAAGGACACTCATAAGGTCCTGCATCCAGATCTAAAATATGACCGTTCTTCCCTGGACGATGAAGTGGCCTTTTTCATGTGTCCCACAGAAAAGCCTCCTGGTGTAACCGCTCTTGACGTTTCACCACGTCCACTTTATGAATTTCCACACCTTTCAGAGAAGAGATGCCTCAACTTATCTACTGTTGCTTTCCTTTGTCTGGATGATTAA